Proteins co-encoded in one Pseudomonas fluorescens genomic window:
- a CDS encoding glycosyltransferase gives MSSRKFGLNLVVVLAIAALFTGFWALINRPVSAPNWPEQISGFSYSPFQQGQFPQKDQYPSDDEMRRDLEIMSKLTDNIRIYSVDGSLQDIPKLAEEFGLRVTLGIWISPDQERNEREITRAIELANTSRSVVRVVVGNEAIFRKEITAQELSVLLDRVRAAVKVPVTTSEQWHVWEEHPELAKHVDLIAAHVLPYWEFIPVDKAGQFVFDRARDLKKMFPKKPLLLSEVGWPSNGRMRGGADASPADQAIYLRTLVNKLNRQGFNYFVIEAFDQPWKASDEGSVGAYWGVFNAARQQKFNFEGPVVAIPQWRVLAIGSVVLALLSLTLLMIDGSALRQRGRTFLTFIAFLCGSVLVWIGYDYSQQYSTWFSLTVGFLLALGALGVFIVLLTEAHELAEAVWIHKRRREFLPVVGDSNYRPKVSIHVPCYNEPPEMVKQTLDALANLDYPDFEVLIIDNNTKDPAVWEPVRDYCETLGPRFKFFHVSPLAGFKGGALNYLIPHTAKDAEVIAVIDSDYCVHPNWLKHMVPHFADPKIAVVQSPQDYRDQNESTFKKLCYAEYKGFFHIGMVTRNDRDAIIQHGTMTMTRRSVLEELGWADWCICEDAELGLRVFEKGLSAAYYHDSYGKGLMPDTFIDFKKQRFRWAYGAIQIIKRHTRSLLRGKDTELTRGQRYHFLAGWLPWVADGMNIFFTVGALLWSAAMIIVPQRVDPPLLIFAIPPLALFVFKVGKIIFLYRRAVGVNLKDAFCAALAGLALSHTIAKAVLYGFFTSSIPFFRTPKNADNHGFWVAISEAREELFIMLLLWGAALGIFLVQGIPSNDMRFWVAMLLVQSLPYVAALIMAFLSSLPKPSATPEPAPVV, from the coding sequence ATGTCATCGCGTAAATTTGGACTCAACCTGGTGGTGGTTCTGGCAATCGCCGCCCTGTTCACCGGTTTCTGGGCGCTGATCAACCGCCCCGTCTCCGCGCCGAACTGGCCGGAGCAGATCTCCGGTTTCTCCTATTCACCGTTCCAGCAAGGACAGTTCCCGCAGAAGGATCAGTATCCGTCCGACGATGAAATGCGCCGCGACCTGGAGATCATGAGCAAGCTGACGGACAACATCCGCATCTACTCGGTCGACGGCTCCCTGCAGGACATCCCGAAACTGGCCGAAGAATTCGGCCTGCGCGTGACGCTGGGGATCTGGATCAGCCCTGACCAGGAGCGCAACGAGCGGGAAATCACCCGCGCCATCGAACTGGCCAACACTTCGCGCAGTGTGGTTCGCGTAGTGGTCGGTAACGAAGCGATCTTCCGCAAGGAAATCACTGCCCAGGAACTCAGCGTGCTGCTCGACCGCGTGCGCGCGGCCGTGAAAGTACCGGTGACCACCTCCGAACAGTGGCACGTCTGGGAAGAGCACCCGGAGCTGGCCAAGCACGTCGACCTGATCGCCGCGCACGTTCTGCCTTACTGGGAATTCATTCCAGTGGACAAGGCCGGGCAGTTCGTTTTCGACCGCGCCCGCGACCTGAAAAAGATGTTCCCGAAAAAGCCGCTGCTGCTGTCCGAAGTGGGCTGGCCGAGCAACGGCCGCATGCGCGGTGGTGCCGATGCTTCGCCGGCGGATCAGGCCATCTACCTGCGCACGCTGGTCAACAAACTCAACCGTCAGGGCTTCAACTACTTCGTGATCGAAGCGTTTGACCAGCCGTGGAAGGCCAGCGACGAAGGTTCGGTCGGCGCCTACTGGGGCGTGTTCAACGCCGCGCGCCAGCAGAAATTCAACTTCGAAGGCCCGGTGGTGGCGATCCCGCAATGGCGCGTGCTGGCCATTGGCTCGGTAGTGCTGGCGCTGTTGTCGCTGACCCTGCTGATGATCGACGGCTCGGCCCTGCGCCAGCGCGGTCGTACCTTCCTGACCTTTATCGCGTTCCTGTGTGGTTCGGTGCTGGTGTGGATCGGTTACGACTACAGCCAGCAATACAGCACGTGGTTCAGCCTGACGGTGGGTTTCCTACTGGCGCTCGGTGCGCTCGGGGTATTCATCGTGTTGCTGACCGAGGCTCACGAACTGGCCGAGGCGGTGTGGATTCACAAGCGTCGCCGTGAATTCCTGCCGGTGGTCGGCGACTCGAACTACCGCCCGAAGGTCTCGATTCACGTGCCTTGCTACAACGAGCCGCCGGAGATGGTCAAACAGACCCTCGACGCCCTGGCCAACCTCGACTATCCGGACTTCGAAGTCCTGATCATCGACAATAACACCAAGGACCCGGCGGTCTGGGAACCGGTGCGCGACTACTGCGAAACCCTCGGTCCACGCTTCAAGTTCTTCCACGTCTCGCCCCTGGCCGGTTTCAAGGGCGGCGCGCTGAACTACCTGATCCCGCACACCGCCAAGGACGCCGAAGTGATCGCGGTGATCGACTCCGACTACTGCGTGCACCCCAACTGGCTCAAACACATGGTGCCGCACTTCGCCGATCCGAAAATCGCCGTGGTGCAGTCGCCGCAGGATTACCGCGATCAGAACGAAAGCACCTTCAAGAAGCTCTGCTACGCCGAATACAAAGGCTTCTTCCACATCGGCATGGTCACCCGCAACGACCGCGACGCGATCATCCAGCACGGCACCATGACCATGACCCGTCGCTCGGTTCTGGAAGAACTGGGCTGGGCCGACTGGTGCATCTGTGAAGACGCCGAACTCGGACTTCGCGTGTTCGAGAAAGGCCTGTCGGCTGCGTATTACCACGACAGTTACGGCAAGGGTCTGATGCCGGACACCTTCATCGACTTCAAGAAGCAGCGTTTCCGCTGGGCCTACGGTGCGATCCAGATCATCAAGCGTCACACCCGCAGCCTGCTGCGCGGCAAGGACACCGAGCTGACTCGCGGCCAGCGTTACCACTTCCTCGCGGGCTGGCTGCCGTGGGTCGCGGACGGCATGAACATCTTCTTCACCGTTGGCGCGCTGTTGTGGTCGGCGGCGATGATCATCGTGCCGCAACGGGTCGATCCGCCGCTGCTGATCTTTGCGATCCCGCCGCTGGCGCTGTTCGTGTTCAAGGTCGGCAAGATCATCTTCCTCTACCGTCGCGCCGTGGGCGTGAACCTCAAGGATGCATTCTGCGCGGCACTGGCCGGTCTGGCGTTGTCGCACACCATCGCCAAAGCGGTGCTGTACGGCTTCTTCACCAGCAGCATTCCGTTCTTCCGCACCCCGAAAAACGCCGACAACCATGGCTTCTGGGTGGCGATTTCCGAGGCCCGGGAAGAGCTGTTCATCATGCTGCTGTTATGGGGCGCGGCGCTGGGGATCTTCCTGGTGCAGGGCATTCCGAGCAACGACATGCGCTTCTGGGTGGCCATGTTGCTGGTGCAGTCGCTGCCGTACGTAGCGGCGCTGATCATGGCGTTCCTGTCGTCGCTGCCAAAACCTTCGGCGACGCCTGAACCGGCACCTGTCGTCTAA
- the tcdA gene encoding tRNA cyclic N6-threonylcarbamoyladenosine(37) synthase TcdA produces MVMSTEDPRFAGIARLYGIEGLERLRAAHVAIVGVGGVGSWAAEAMARCGVGEISLFDLDDVCVSNANRQLHALDSTVGKPKVEVMAERLRGINPDCKVHAVADFVTRDTMAEYITPNIDCVIDCIDAVNAKAALIAWCKRRKIQIITTGGAGGQIDPTLIQVCDLNRTFNDPLASKVRSTLRRDYGFSRTVTRHYSVPCVFSTEQLRYPKPDGSICLQKSFVGDGVKLDCAGGFGAVMMVTATFGMVAATKAVDKIVAGVRRPADRVKS; encoded by the coding sequence ATGGTCATGAGTACAGAAGATCCGCGGTTTGCAGGCATCGCCCGTTTGTATGGAATCGAGGGCCTCGAGCGCCTGCGTGCAGCCCATGTGGCGATTGTCGGCGTTGGCGGCGTCGGTTCCTGGGCGGCGGAAGCCATGGCCCGTTGCGGGGTCGGCGAGATTTCGCTGTTCGACCTCGACGACGTCTGCGTCAGCAACGCCAACCGCCAGTTGCACGCGCTGGACAGCACCGTCGGCAAGCCCAAGGTCGAGGTGATGGCCGAGCGTCTGCGCGGGATCAACCCGGACTGCAAGGTGCACGCGGTGGCGGACTTCGTCACCCGCGACACCATGGCCGAATACATCACGCCGAACATCGACTGCGTGATCGACTGCATTGACGCCGTCAACGCAAAAGCCGCGCTGATCGCCTGGTGCAAGCGCCGCAAGATCCAGATCATCACCACCGGCGGCGCCGGCGGGCAGATCGATCCGACGCTGATTCAGGTCTGCGACCTCAACCGTACTTTCAATGATCCTCTGGCCTCGAAAGTGCGCTCCACTCTGCGTCGCGATTACGGCTTCTCGCGCACTGTGACCCGTCACTACAGCGTGCCGTGCGTGTTCTCCACCGAACAATTGCGTTACCCGAAACCGGACGGCAGCATCTGCCTGCAGAAGAGTTTTGTCGGCGATGGCGTGAAGCTGGACTGCGCCGGCGGGTTTGGCGCGGTGATGATGGTGACGGCGACATTCGGCATGGTCGCGGCGACCAAGGCCGTGGACAAGATTGTGGCGGGTGTTCGGCGCCCGGCGGATCGGGTCAAGTCTTAG
- a CDS encoding SufE family protein: MSLPVEAAEALQTFQNAAGWEQRARLLMQLGDRLPPLSDADKCEANRVHGCESQVWLVGELRDGHWQFAASSDARMIRGLVALLLLRVNGLSAAELQQIDLPDWFNQLGLSRQLSPSRSNGLNAVLQRMNELAQ; encoded by the coding sequence ATGAGCCTGCCGGTCGAGGCCGCCGAAGCGCTGCAAACGTTTCAGAACGCCGCGGGCTGGGAACAGCGGGCGCGGCTGTTGATGCAGTTGGGTGATCGCCTGCCGCCGTTGAGCGATGCGGACAAATGCGAGGCCAACCGTGTGCACGGCTGTGAAAGTCAGGTGTGGCTGGTTGGCGAATTGCGCGACGGTCACTGGCAGTTCGCGGCGAGCAGCGATGCGCGGATGATTCGCGGATTGGTGGCGTTGCTGCTGTTGCGGGTCAACGGCTTGTCTGCCGCTGAGTTGCAGCAAATCGATCTGCCGGACTGGTTCAATCAACTGGGGCTGTCGCGGCAGTTGTCGCCGTCGCGCAGCAACGGCTTGAATGCCGTGCTGCAGCGGATGAACGAGCTGGCGCAGTAA
- a CDS encoding aminotransferase class V-fold PLP-dependent enzyme: MMIPSPWRADFPAIAALQRQDQTYLDNAATTQKPQALLDALAHYYANGAANVHRAQHLPGAHATQAFEDSRLKVAQWLNAGDSGQIIFTHGATSALNLLAYGLEPLFHPGDEIVISALEHHANLLPWQQLAQRRDLKLVILPLYDDGVIDLAAAVHLIGPRTRLLAVSQLSNVLGAWQPLPALLAMAKAQNALTVVDGAQGVVHGRHDVQALGCDFYVFSSHKLYGPDGLGVLFGRNSALEQLRPWQFGGEMVLEANYHESRFRPAPLGFEAGTPPIASVIGLGATLDYLAGLDQDAVAAHEAALHDYLLRGLAARNGIRLLGKPQLALASFVVEGVHNADLAHLLTEQGIAVRAGHHCAMPLLKRFELAGAIRVSLALYNDSEDLERFFEALDQALELLR; encoded by the coding sequence ATGATGATTCCCTCCCCCTGGCGCGCCGACTTCCCGGCCATCGCCGCCCTGCAACGGCAAGACCAGACCTATCTGGACAACGCCGCCACCACGCAAAAACCCCAGGCTCTGCTCGACGCGCTGGCGCATTACTACGCCAATGGCGCGGCCAACGTGCACCGTGCCCAGCACCTGCCCGGCGCCCACGCCACGCAGGCGTTCGAGGACAGTCGCCTGAAGGTTGCCCAGTGGCTGAATGCCGGTGACAGCGGGCAGATCATCTTCACCCACGGCGCCACCAGTGCGCTGAATCTGCTGGCCTATGGCCTGGAACCTCTTTTCCATCCGGGCGATGAAATTGTCATCAGCGCCCTGGAGCATCACGCCAATCTGCTGCCGTGGCAGCAACTGGCACAACGTCGCGACCTGAAACTGGTGATACTGCCGCTGTACGATGACGGCGTGATCGACCTCGCTGCTGCCGTTCACCTGATCGGCCCGCGCACCCGCTTGCTGGCGGTCAGCCAGTTGTCCAACGTGCTTGGCGCGTGGCAACCGTTGCCGGCCCTGCTGGCGATGGCCAAGGCACAAAATGCGTTGACCGTCGTCGATGGCGCTCAAGGCGTGGTCCACGGCCGGCATGACGTGCAGGCACTGGGTTGCGACTTTTACGTGTTTTCCAGCCACAAACTGTACGGCCCCGATGGCCTCGGCGTGCTGTTCGGGCGCAACAGCGCACTTGAGCAACTGCGGCCGTGGCAGTTCGGCGGCGAAATGGTACTGGAAGCCAATTATCACGAATCCCGTTTCCGCCCTGCTCCACTGGGTTTCGAAGCGGGCACGCCGCCGATTGCCAGCGTGATCGGCCTCGGTGCGACCCTCGACTATCTGGCCGGTCTGGATCAGGACGCGGTGGCCGCCCACGAAGCGGCGCTGCACGATTACCTGTTGCGTGGTCTCGCCGCCCGCAACGGCATTCGTCTGTTGGGCAAACCGCAACTGGCGCTGGCCAGTTTTGTCGTCGAAGGCGTACACAACGCCGATCTCGCGCACTTGCTGACCGAACAGGGCATCGCTGTACGTGCCGGGCACCACTGCGCGATGCCGCTGCTCAAGCGATTCGAACTGGCCGGGGCGATTCGCGTGTCGCTGGCGCTGTACAACGATTCCGAAGATCTGGAGCGTTTCTTTGAAGCGCTGGATCAGGCGCTGGAGCTATTGCGATGA
- the dapD gene encoding 2,3,4,5-tetrahydropyridine-2,6-dicarboxylate N-succinyltransferase, with protein sequence MSNSLFSIAFGVGTQNRQGAWLEVFYAQPLLNPSAELVAAVAPILGYTEGNQAITFTTAQAAQLAEAVKGIDAVQGKLLTRLAESHKPLVATLLAEDAQLTSTPEAYLKLHLLSHRLVKPHGVSLAGIFPLLPNVAWTSQGAIDLSELAELQLEARLRGELLEVFSVDKFPKMTDYVVPAGVRIADAARLRLGAYVGEGTTVMHEGFVNFNAGTEGPGMIEGRVSAGVFVGKGSDLGGGCSTMGTLSGGGNIVIKVGEGCLIGANAGIGIPLGDRNTVESGLYVTAGTKVALLDEHNNLVKVVKARELAGQTDLLFRRNSETGAVECKTHKSAIELNEALHAHN encoded by the coding sequence ATGTCCAACTCTCTGTTCAGTATCGCCTTCGGCGTCGGCACCCAGAACCGTCAAGGGGCGTGGCTTGAAGTGTTCTACGCCCAGCCGCTGTTGAATCCTTCGGCCGAACTCGTCGCCGCTGTTGCACCGATCCTCGGCTACACCGAAGGCAACCAGGCCATCACCTTCACCACCGCACAAGCCGCCCAACTGGCTGAAGCCGTGAAAGGCATCGATGCGGTACAGGGCAAGTTGCTGACCCGTCTGGCCGAAAGCCACAAGCCGCTGGTCGCCACCCTGCTGGCCGAAGACGCGCAACTGACTTCGACCCCTGAGGCGTACCTCAAACTGCACCTGCTGTCCCATCGTCTGGTCAAGCCTCACGGCGTAAGCCTGGCCGGGATCTTCCCGCTGCTGCCGAACGTGGCCTGGACCAGCCAGGGCGCCATCGACCTGAGCGAACTGGCCGAGCTGCAACTCGAAGCCCGTCTGCGCGGCGAGCTGCTGGAAGTGTTCTCGGTGGACAAGTTCCCGAAAATGACCGACTACGTGGTACCGGCCGGCGTGCGTATCGCTGACGCCGCACGTCTGCGTCTGGGCGCCTATGTGGGCGAAGGCACCACCGTGATGCACGAAGGTTTCGTCAACTTCAACGCCGGCACCGAAGGTCCGGGCATGATCGAAGGCCGCGTCTCCGCTGGCGTGTTTGTCGGCAAGGGTTCGGACCTGGGCGGCGGTTGCTCGACCATGGGCACCCTGTCGGGTGGCGGCAACATCGTGATCAAGGTTGGCGAAGGCTGCCTGATCGGCGCCAACGCCGGTATCGGTATCCCGTTGGGCGACCGCAACACCGTCGAGTCGGGCCTGTACGTGACGGCCGGCACCAAGGTGGCTCTGCTGGACGAGCACAACAACCTGGTCAAAGTGGTCAAGGCCCGTGAACTGGCCGGCCAGACTGACCTGCTGTTCCGTCGCAATTCGGAAACCGGTGCCGTGGAATGCAAGACCCACAAATCGGCGATCGAACTGAACGAAGCGCTGCACGCTCACAACTAA
- a CDS encoding arsenate reductase: MKKARTWLDEHAVSYDFHDYKTAGIDREHLTQWCDEHGWQTVLNRAGTTFRKLDDERKADLDQSKAIELMLAQPSMIKRPVLDLGDRTLIGFKPDIYAAALK; this comes from the coding sequence ATGAAGAAGGCGCGCACCTGGCTCGATGAACACGCTGTCAGCTACGACTTCCACGATTACAAGACTGCCGGCATTGATCGCGAGCACCTGACCCAATGGTGCGACGAGCATGGCTGGCAAACGGTGTTGAACCGTGCGGGCACGACCTTTCGCAAACTCGACGACGAACGCAAAGCCGATCTCGACCAGTCGAAAGCCATCGAACTGATGCTCGCTCAACCCTCGATGATCAAGCGCCCGGTGCTCGATCTCGGTGACCGAACCCTGATTGGCTTCAAGCCAGATATCTACGCGGCCGCCCTCAAGTAA